Part of the Musa acuminata AAA Group cultivar baxijiao chromosome BXJ3-10, Cavendish_Baxijiao_AAA, whole genome shotgun sequence genome, CAGATGGTGGTGGTGAACCATGAGAAAGCTGGAAAGGAGCAGATGCAAGCGCATGGTGATGGTGAAGAGTACAGGACCGAGGTGTCAACGTTCTCGTCTGCATGAACTGTCCATAAAGACACTTgcctttttctcttttgtttctcGGAGGTAATCCTCCAAGTTCTACACCCTCAATAAAACGATGAATCTGAAATCTTCTTAGTCTACGAAACCCTTATTTATATTTCCGTGGAAGAAGAACAGTCTTCATCACACTTGATCATGGGATGGGCAAGTCGACGCATGAAGAAAGCTACCACAGGACCAACACAAGACTTGACTTACTACTGCACTATACTACTACATTTCATGGACTTGCTGCAATCTGGTCTTCCACACGAAGGGCTAAAGAGCAACCACTGGAACTGCCTCGTACTCCACACGCTTTCTGAATCTTTGGGGAAGAAGACAATCACCACCAACTCGCTGCTGAAGGTATATCGCCGCTGCAAAAAGCAAACCTTCACAAGGAACGATGACATCCCACACCAGCGAGTAAAAATATCTGTCTGGACTTGCGTAGATGTACGATGAATCAATGCGACGGTTATAACTGCGAGAGCGATAAGCGTCGTACAGATGAGGCAAAGCTCGGGTGATCGTGATTCCGACGTAGAAGAAAGGCGTCAGGATCTTATCTTTGGAGTTCCGACAGACGTTAAGAACGATCTGAGGGAGCAGAAATCCGTCGAGCACTAAGCCAGCATAAGGGACCAAATCCTCCCAGCGAGAACCGTATCGCTGCCTGCTGAATTCCGACCTCTGCAGGTGGTGCCTTGAGCTGATGAGCCAAGTGAGCAGCGCCCCGGCGAAGTAGAGAGGCAAGCACAGCTTGAGCGTCGTCCACTCCGCGACGCGGTGCCCCTTGTTCTCGTCCGATGACCTCGCGGACCACGCCATTTGAAGCAGGTGGAAGGAGAGGAACAGTGCTAAGCCGGATAAGATCCTCACGATGACCTCATGAACGTCGAGCCACCCACCGCTCCGCAGACTTAGAAAGCCAGACCGACTGCGGTTCGCGAACAAGGCTTCAAAGTTCAGCACCAGAGGAATCACGTAGCCAAGGATAAGAACACCGAGCATGGTGATCGACATGGAAGGCAGGGCGTCACGGTGCTTCTTGGCGTGGAAGGTCTGCAACCcaatgcaaatgcacgacaacgtgAGAGAGATCATGACCATGACGATTTCGACATCCATCCTCCAAATCGCTTCAGTTACTTCTGCTGCGTAAAtttgctgagaatacaactttataGGGTCAAAGTGCAGAGGGTCCTGCTTACTCCTTGTGGTGTTGATGGTGCCACTGATACGATCTCCCATCTTCGAGTGGAGAGGGGGAAACTGGATATTGATTAAGATCTCACAGTCAATTGCTGTTTGGTTTTTGGTGGGCAAACTCGGAGATCGACATCCCTTCATGCAGAGTGTTCCACTTCCAGCATCGTATATCCCCTCAGCAGCGATGCCAAACTGTTCGCCCCCCTCAGCGGAAGCAGAGTACATATAATAGCTTATGGCATAGCTTACGTTCCAAACACTTTGATTCTTCGCGACCCAGTCAGCTGCAGGCACGAAGCTTGCCGTCTCCGACGTCGTAACGAAGTCATAATCATCACAAAACTCGTCGCCCATAGAAAAGACATTAGCTTCCCCCCATCCACTTCGGCCGCCGGCATCCTCCACCGCGATACTGAACCGCATGTCGCGGGAACATCTTCCATCTGGATACCTTTCCTCGCTCGACTGTGTGCTGCCACTTCTCACCTTGCAAGGCCCGCTGAC contains:
- the LOC135651422 gene encoding uncharacterized protein LOC135651422; translated protein: MQTSLPPVCRAAAARAPVDWDASGELCMVGHGIFYKPLGDRLHLSAVLKLNYPKTSNISTSLVSGTVESLGPHHIDPISLVAYAQKEYVFTMIPQANHSCSSLPFQEESLSFGPTSVCSHLLRYMTGRTFQLDYGSGCTGSNCGTLSSSFGFSARFLSFDMIQCSENGRLHLYIEFSNSSYLSYDVPMVPKKSMMGEGYWDHVKNRLCLIACHILEGSSQASPSVGDCSIGLSLWFPTVLTLRRKDVVGHMWSNKKKRDPGYFSMVSFHRSGGRMVTIPGLRYNYTLIDSVSGPCKVRSGSTQSSEERYPDGRCSRDMRFSIAVEDAGGRSGWGEANVFSMGDEFCDDYDFVTTSETASFVPAADWVAKNQSVWNVSYAISYYMYSASAEGGEQFGIAAEGIYDAGSGTLCMKGCRSPSLPTKNQTAIDCEILINIQFPPLHSKMGDRISGTINTTRSKQDPLHFDPIKLYSQQIYAAEVTEAIWRMDVEIVMVMISLTLSCICIGLQTFHAKKHRDALPSMSITMLGVLILGYVIPLVLNFEALFANRSRSGFLSLRSGGWLDVHEVIVRILSGLALFLSFHLLQMAWSARSSDENKGHRVAEWTTLKLCLPLYFAGALLTWLISSRHHLQRSEFSRQRYGSRWEDLVPYAGLVLDGFLLPQIVLNVCRNSKDKILTPFFYVGITITRALPHLYDAYRSRSYNRRIDSSYIYASPDRYFYSLVWDVIVPCEGLLFAAAIYLQQRVGGDCLLPQRFRKRVEYEAVPVVAL